In Populus alba chromosome 1, ASM523922v2, whole genome shotgun sequence, a single window of DNA contains:
- the LOC118037839 gene encoding G-type lectin S-receptor-like serine/threonine-protein kinase CES101 isoform X1 yields the protein MLPCMASWIYRFLLFCFCASQALAADTLYQGGDSLNSSSTLVSKNGLFTLGFTRLGSAESNASYLGIWYSNDTSHPFWLANRAKPIADNSGVLAIDGSGNMKLTYSGGDPVEFYSSQSSASNITASLEDSGNFVLKDENSGSQQVLWQSFDFPTDTFLPGMKLGINHRTGQTWSLMSWLSDLVPTPAGAFTFEWNTSVKELVIKRRDVIYWTSGPLRSNTSFDSFSLNSGDLDFSFINDSNADEDYFMFTVSANQFTPQGQRNFSMWQLRSDGGIEDLTTRRIYGGSSCKGNNKDGGCERWSGPACRSNRNSFELRRGGFVNTVPIKDDYNSSLSISDCMDICWKDCQCVGVTTRGNNANNTGCTFYYGSFTQDLSGNAIQYHIIVQDSSGKRKSNWIWIILAPLGFVSLMGLAGLLWYLRRRRLREKYLNELLTLDSTNDTLELENDGNKGHNLKVYSAATIMAATNSFSADNKLGQGGFGPVYKGILPDGREIAVKRLSRSSGQGLVEFKNELILIAKLQHMNLVRLLGCCIQGEEKMLVYEYMPNKSLDSFIFDQSKRELIDWKKRFEIIEGIAQGLLYLHKYSRLRIIHRDLKAGNVLLDENLNPKISDFGMARIFKINDLEGNTNQIVGTRGYMSPEYVMEGIFSVKSDVFSFGVLLLEIVSGRRIQGLLEIDGHPLNLVGYTWELWKAGSPFELVDPIVRESCSKEQVLSCIHVGLLCVEDNAVDRPIMSEVISMLTSEAQLPLPKQPAFSNARIIVEENPAETGSINDVSMSTMDAR from the exons ATGTTACCTTGCATGGCTAGCTGGATCTACCGGTTCCTTCTGTTTTGTTTCTGCGCCTCTCAGGCTTTGGCAGCAGACACACTGTACCAAGGTGGTGATTCCCTCAATTCTTCCAGTACTCTAGTTTCCAAAAATGGGCTCTTCACTTTAGGATTCACAAGACTCGGCTCTGCCGAGTCGAATGCTAGCTACTTGGGAATATGGTACAGCAATGACACAAGCCACCCTTTTTGGCTAGCCAACAGAGCCAAACCCATAGCAGACAATTCAGGGGTTCTTGCAATAGATGGATCAGGAAATATGAAACTCACCTACTCTGGAGGTGATCCTGTTGAGTTCTATTCAAGTCAATCTTCTGCAAGCAATATAACAGCTAGTTTAGAAGATTCAGGCAATTTTGTTCTCAAAGATGAAAATTCTGGCAGCCAACAGGTCTTATGGCAAAGCTTTGACTTTCCTACTGACACATTCTTGCCTGGAATGAAGTTAGGGATCAACCATAGAACTGGCCAAACCTGGTCCCTCATGTCGTGGTTGAGCGACTTAGTACCCACTCCCGCCGGTGCTTTCACTTTTGAATGGAATACTAGCGTAAAGGAGCTGGTCATTAAGCGGCGAGATGTAATTTATTGGACTAGTGGACCATTGAGGAGCAATACTAGTTTCGATAGCTTTTCTCTGAATTCAGGGGATCTTGATTTCAGTTTTATTAATGATTCTAACGCTGACGAGGACTACTTTATGTTCACAGTTTCTGCAAATCAATTTACTCCTCAGGGTCAAAGGAATTTTTCAATGTGGCAGTTGAGATCTGATGGGGGCATAGAAGATCTAACTACTAGACGAATATATGGGGGCTCATCATGTAAAGGAAATAATAAAGATGGTGGTTGCGAGAGGTGGTCAGGACCGGCATGCAGGAGCAATAGGAACAGTTTTGAATTGAGACGAGGTGGCTTTGTTAACACAGTCCCTATTAAGGACGACTATAATTCTAGTCTTAGCATTAGTGATTGCATGGACATCTGCTGGAAAGATTGTCAATGTGTTGGTGTTACTACCAGAGGCAATAATGCCAACAATACTGGATGCACGTTTTATTATGGAAGCTTTACACAAGACCTGAGTGGAAATGCAATTCAATACCACATCATTGTTCAAGACTCTTCAG GGAAAAGGAAAAGCAATTGGATATGGATTATTTTAGCTCCTTTGGGATTTGTTTCATTGATGGGGCTCGCGGGACTCTTGTGGTATCTGAGAAGGAGAAGACTTAGAG AGAAGTATCTCAATGAGTTGCTGACATTGGATTCAACGAACGATACGCTTGAACTCGAAAATGACGGAAACAAGGGCCATAATTTAAAGGTATATAGTGCAGCAACAATTATGGCTGCTACAAATTCCTTTTCTGCAGACAATAAACTTGGGCAAGGTGGCTTTGGACCAGTTTACAAG GGGATATTGCCGGATGGGCGAGAGATAGCGGTAAAAAGACTGTCTAGAAGTTCAGGACAAGGGCTGGTGGAATTCAAAAACGAGCTTATACTCATAGCTAAATTGCAACACATGAATCTTGTCAGGCTCCTAGGCTGCTGCATTCAAGGGGAAGAGAAAATGTTAGTGTACGAATACATGCCTAATAAAAGCTTGGATTCATTTATATTTG ATCAATCAAAAAGGGAGCTGATAGACTGGAAGAAGCGATTTGAAATTATTGAAGGGATAGCTCAAGGGCTACTTTACCTTCATAAGTACTCGAGATTGAGGATAATTCACCGCGATTTGAAGGCTGGTAACGTACTACTTGATGAAAATCTGAACCCCAAAATTTCTGATTTTGGCATGGCAAGAATTTTCAAGATCAATGATTTAGAAGGAAATACAAACCAAATTGTTGGGACGCG TGGTTATATGTCCCCTGAGTATGTCATGGAGGGCATTTTCTCTGTGAAATCTGATGTCTTCAGTTTTGGAGTTCTACTGCTGGAAATTGTGAGTGGTAGAAGGATCCAAGGCCTCCTTGAAATAGACGGCCACCCTCTCAATCTTGTGGGATAT ACATGGGAGCTATGGAAAGCAGGTAGCCCATTTGAGCTGGTGGATCCAATAGTAAGAGAATCTTGCTCTAAAGAGCAAGTCTTGAGTTGCATTCATGTGGGCTTGCTATGTGTAGAAGACAATGCAGTGGATAGGCCGATCATGTCAGAAGTTATATCGATGCTAACAAGTGAAGCACAATTACCACTTCCCAAACAGCCTGCATTTTCCAATGCAAGAATTATTGTGGAAGAAAATCCAGCAGAGACTGGTTCCATAAATGATGTTTCTATGTCAACCATGGATGCGAGATAG
- the LOC118037839 gene encoding G-type lectin S-receptor-like serine/threonine-protein kinase CES101 isoform X2 — protein MLPCMASWIYRFLLFCFCASQALAADTLYQGGDSLNSSSTLVSKNGLFTLGFTRLGSAESNASYLGIWYSNDTSHPFWLANRAKPIADNSGVLAIDGSGNMKLTYSGGDPVEFYSSQSSASNITASLEDSGNFVLKDENSGSQQVLWQSFDFPTDTFLPGMKLGINHRTGQTWSLMSWLSDLVPTPAGAFTFEWNTSVKELVIKRRDVIYWTSGPLRSNTSFDSFSLNSGDLDFSFINDSNADEDYFMFTVSANQFTPQGQRNFSMWQLRSDGGIEDLTTRRIYGGSSCKGNNKDGGCERWSGPACRSNRNSFELRRGKRKSNWIWIILAPLGFVSLMGLAGLLWYLRRRRLREKYLNELLTLDSTNDTLELENDGNKGHNLKVYSAATIMAATNSFSADNKLGQGGFGPVYKGILPDGREIAVKRLSRSSGQGLVEFKNELILIAKLQHMNLVRLLGCCIQGEEKMLVYEYMPNKSLDSFIFDQSKRELIDWKKRFEIIEGIAQGLLYLHKYSRLRIIHRDLKAGNVLLDENLNPKISDFGMARIFKINDLEGNTNQIVGTRGYMSPEYVMEGIFSVKSDVFSFGVLLLEIVSGRRIQGLLEIDGHPLNLVGYTWELWKAGSPFELVDPIVRESCSKEQVLSCIHVGLLCVEDNAVDRPIMSEVISMLTSEAQLPLPKQPAFSNARIIVEENPAETGSINDVSMSTMDAR, from the exons ATGTTACCTTGCATGGCTAGCTGGATCTACCGGTTCCTTCTGTTTTGTTTCTGCGCCTCTCAGGCTTTGGCAGCAGACACACTGTACCAAGGTGGTGATTCCCTCAATTCTTCCAGTACTCTAGTTTCCAAAAATGGGCTCTTCACTTTAGGATTCACAAGACTCGGCTCTGCCGAGTCGAATGCTAGCTACTTGGGAATATGGTACAGCAATGACACAAGCCACCCTTTTTGGCTAGCCAACAGAGCCAAACCCATAGCAGACAATTCAGGGGTTCTTGCAATAGATGGATCAGGAAATATGAAACTCACCTACTCTGGAGGTGATCCTGTTGAGTTCTATTCAAGTCAATCTTCTGCAAGCAATATAACAGCTAGTTTAGAAGATTCAGGCAATTTTGTTCTCAAAGATGAAAATTCTGGCAGCCAACAGGTCTTATGGCAAAGCTTTGACTTTCCTACTGACACATTCTTGCCTGGAATGAAGTTAGGGATCAACCATAGAACTGGCCAAACCTGGTCCCTCATGTCGTGGTTGAGCGACTTAGTACCCACTCCCGCCGGTGCTTTCACTTTTGAATGGAATACTAGCGTAAAGGAGCTGGTCATTAAGCGGCGAGATGTAATTTATTGGACTAGTGGACCATTGAGGAGCAATACTAGTTTCGATAGCTTTTCTCTGAATTCAGGGGATCTTGATTTCAGTTTTATTAATGATTCTAACGCTGACGAGGACTACTTTATGTTCACAGTTTCTGCAAATCAATTTACTCCTCAGGGTCAAAGGAATTTTTCAATGTGGCAGTTGAGATCTGATGGGGGCATAGAAGATCTAACTACTAGACGAATATATGGGGGCTCATCATGTAAAGGAAATAATAAAGATGGTGGTTGCGAGAGGTGGTCAGGACCGGCATGCAGGAGCAATAGGAACAGTTTTGAATTGAGACGAG GGAAAAGGAAAAGCAATTGGATATGGATTATTTTAGCTCCTTTGGGATTTGTTTCATTGATGGGGCTCGCGGGACTCTTGTGGTATCTGAGAAGGAGAAGACTTAGAG AGAAGTATCTCAATGAGTTGCTGACATTGGATTCAACGAACGATACGCTTGAACTCGAAAATGACGGAAACAAGGGCCATAATTTAAAGGTATATAGTGCAGCAACAATTATGGCTGCTACAAATTCCTTTTCTGCAGACAATAAACTTGGGCAAGGTGGCTTTGGACCAGTTTACAAG GGGATATTGCCGGATGGGCGAGAGATAGCGGTAAAAAGACTGTCTAGAAGTTCAGGACAAGGGCTGGTGGAATTCAAAAACGAGCTTATACTCATAGCTAAATTGCAACACATGAATCTTGTCAGGCTCCTAGGCTGCTGCATTCAAGGGGAAGAGAAAATGTTAGTGTACGAATACATGCCTAATAAAAGCTTGGATTCATTTATATTTG ATCAATCAAAAAGGGAGCTGATAGACTGGAAGAAGCGATTTGAAATTATTGAAGGGATAGCTCAAGGGCTACTTTACCTTCATAAGTACTCGAGATTGAGGATAATTCACCGCGATTTGAAGGCTGGTAACGTACTACTTGATGAAAATCTGAACCCCAAAATTTCTGATTTTGGCATGGCAAGAATTTTCAAGATCAATGATTTAGAAGGAAATACAAACCAAATTGTTGGGACGCG TGGTTATATGTCCCCTGAGTATGTCATGGAGGGCATTTTCTCTGTGAAATCTGATGTCTTCAGTTTTGGAGTTCTACTGCTGGAAATTGTGAGTGGTAGAAGGATCCAAGGCCTCCTTGAAATAGACGGCCACCCTCTCAATCTTGTGGGATAT ACATGGGAGCTATGGAAAGCAGGTAGCCCATTTGAGCTGGTGGATCCAATAGTAAGAGAATCTTGCTCTAAAGAGCAAGTCTTGAGTTGCATTCATGTGGGCTTGCTATGTGTAGAAGACAATGCAGTGGATAGGCCGATCATGTCAGAAGTTATATCGATGCTAACAAGTGAAGCACAATTACCACTTCCCAAACAGCCTGCATTTTCCAATGCAAGAATTATTGTGGAAGAAAATCCAGCAGAGACTGGTTCCATAAATGATGTTTCTATGTCAACCATGGATGCGAGATAG